Sequence from the Lysobacter capsici genome:
CCCGCACCAGGTGTTCGCGCTGTTCTCCAACGTCACCGCGCTCAAGCGCGACAGCGCCCTGTTCGACCGCGCCCAGGCCCTGGCCCACATCGGCGGCTGGGAATGGGACGCCGGCCGCGATCGCCTGTACCTGACCTTCGAAGCCGCGCGCATCATCGGCCGCGAAGCCGAACCCGAGCAGATCGACGACCTGCTCGAATGCCTGCTGCCGCTCGATCGCCACCGCCTGCGCAACGCGCTCGAACGCACCCTGGCCGGCGGCCGCGGCATCGACATGGAACTGCAGGGCATGCGCGCGGACGGCAGCGGTTTCTGGGTCCGCGCGATCGGCGACGCCAGCGCCGCCGATCCGGTCCGGCAGGTGCTCACCGGCACCTTGCAGGACATCACCGAACGCAAGCACGAAGAAGAGCAACTGCGCATCCAGGCGCGCAGCGATCCGCTTACCGGCCTGCTCAACCGCGACGCGGTCCAGGCCGAACTCGAACGCCGCCTGGACATCTACCCGCACTCGCCGCTGGCGGTGCTGTACATCGACCTGGACCGCTTCAAGGTGGTCAACGACGTGCTCGGCCACGCCGCCGGCGACCGCCTGCTGGCCTCGGCCGCGCGCCGCATCCGCCTGGCCGCCGGCGATCAGGCCTTGATCGCGCGCTTCGGCGGCGACGAATTCCTGCTGGTGTGCTCGCTCGACGACGATCCCCTGCGCGGCGAACGCCTCGCCGACGCGATCCTGGAGATCTTCGGCGACAGCTTCCGCGTCGACGGCGAGGAATTCAGCATCACCGCCAGCATCGGCATCGCCCAGGCGCCGCTCGACGGCCGCACCGCGCAGCAGCTGATCCAGAGCGCCGACGTGGCCATGTACGACAGCAAGCGCCGCGGCCGCAACAGCTGGCAGGCGTTCACCCCGGAACTGGCCGAACAGCAATTGCACCGCCTGCAACTGGAAACCCATCTGCGCCGCGCGGTCCACAACGACGAATTCCATCTGGTCTATCAGCCGCAGGTCGATCTCAGCGACGGCCGGGTGGTGGCGATCGAAGCGCTGATCCGCTGGCGCAACCGCTCGCTCGGCGAAATGCGCCCGGACCGTTTCATCGACCATGCCGAAACCACCGGCGACATCGTCGGCATCGGCGGCTGGGTCCTGCACGAAGCCTGCCGGCAACTGCGCGCCTGGCGCGACGAGGGCCTGCAAATCGAACGCGTCGCGGTCAACGTGTCCTACCGCCAGTTCCTCGGCGACGATCTGGCCAACAACGTCGGTGCCGCCCTGGCCGAATACGGCCTGCCCGGCAGCGCGCTGGAGCTGGAATTCACCGAGCGGGTGTTGATCGAGGACGCGCCCGACACCGTGCGCACCTTCACCCGCCTGCGCGAACTCGGGGTCAGCCTGTCGATCGACGATTTCGGCGAAGGCTACAGCGCCCTGAACTATCTGCGCCGCCTGCCGATCCACGGCCTCAAGCTCAGCCAGTTGTTCGTGCAGGGCGTGCCCGACAACCAGTCCGACGTCGCGGTCTGCCAGGCCGTCACCGGCATCGCCCGCAGCCTGGGCCTGGGCATGGTCGCCGAGGGCGTGGAAACCGAACGCCAGCGCGTGTTCCTGCGCGAGCTCGGCGTGCTGATCGGCCAGGGCTTCCTGTTCGCGCCGGGGCTGGCGCCGGACGACCTGCGCGATTACTGCCGGGCGCAGAAGCGACTGTGACCGGATTGGGTGGCGAGCACGCCATCGGCTGACGCCTCGGCATCGATCGGCGGCAATGGGGCGAGTCTCGCTTGCGCCAGCATGATCGGCGCTCACATGCATCGCTGCGGACGCGGCCGCGATCATCGATGAAGGCATTGCGCGTAGACAACGCGACGGCCTACGGCTCGCGCCTGCGGTCGTGAGTCCAGCAGCCGGCGCCGATCCAGGTTGAACTCGGTCCTCCGACAGCGAGTGCAGGTTCGTTCAACCCACTTCACGACGTCGCGATCGCGACGTTTGAACTCTCGTGCATGACACGAATGCGCGCGCGATCGACGCGATCGGCGACGCCGTGGCCGCGCACACGTTCCCTCCCAGCCGCCCGCAACGCCGCGCGTTGCGCATCCGCGCACACGTCCTGCAGGTTTCGGGACATCGCATCCATCAGGAGTTCCAACATGCCCATCACTTTGTACCGCGGCGATTCGCGGCCACCCGATCCGCTCAACCCGGCCGATCCGCCCACCGCCGCCAACAGCATCCGCGGCGCCGGCGGATTCCAGCCGTGGGTGATCACGCCGCTGGCGACCGGACGCGAAGTCATCAACCGCTGCATCGTGCCGCGCGGCCCGGTCCCGGCCCTGCCGCCGCCGGCCGACCAGACCAGCCTGCAGGCGCTGCTGACCACGTCCAACGTCAGCCTGATCGACGTGTTGCGCAACATCAAGGCGGAAAAAACCCGTCGCACCATCCACCTGTCGACCGACACCACCATCGACTCCGGCGGGTATCCAACGGGCTACGTCTATCAGATGCAGTTCAATCTCAACGTCCAGGCCCTGGGCCAGGGCGCGGTCACGGCGGTCAACGCCGACACGCAACTGGCGTCGGCGACCAAGGCCAATGTGTTCTTCGACGGCGCCACCCTGGCCACCTCGACCCTGTTCGGCATCTCCGGCGGCCCGGTCAACCCCGGCGTGGAAGCCGCCTTCCTCACCGTGATCCCGATGGCCTACATCACCCACTACTGCATACCGGGCAAGGCCGATGCGGGCAGCGCGACGAGGCCGTGGATCGCGTTTTGACGCGATGAGGTGGGATGCGACGCGATCGACAAAATCGAGCGATAGCGCGCTAAGCGTCGATGCTTTCGGAGCGTGCGGGCTTGCAAGCAGATCGCGCTTCGGTCCGAACCCGACGGTGCGCATTGAAAAGCGCACCGTCGGCCGTGTGCTTCGCTCAGCCGGCTCGCACGCCGGCGGCCATCGCTCAGTACCGCTCGTCGAACTCGCAAAACAACTCGCTGCGCCCCAGTTCCGCGAGCCGGGCTTCGACCTCGGCTAACCACTGCGATTCCGGCCGCCGGCTGGCCCAGGCATAAGTCCGCGGCACCACAATGGGACGGTCGTCGAAGGCGGAGATAAGCGTGGTGTTGAGCGAATCGGTCGCGATCGCTTTGCGACCGGGTATCCCGAGCGCCAACTCATCGGCATGCCGTTGGAACGAGGCGAGTATCGCCTGCTGAGTAATCGGCTCGTCTGCGATCGGGTACTCGTAGGCCGAACACGCCACTAGGAAATCGGGCGGGCGATCTTCCAGCAACGCCGCCTGCAGACGATCATGGCCATCGACGATCACATACGCCTGCAGGCAATCCAGCCGCCACAGCAGTATCGGCGGCAGCGCGCCTTCGCGCGCCTTCTTGCGCCACCATTTGACCCGGCCGTCGTCGGGCGGCGACGGCGCGCGCAGATTCAACAGTTGATCGATGGGATGCTGGCCGCCCCAATCGATGAAGAACACCGGATCGGCACGCAACGCGTCGCGCACGCCGCTGATCGGCCAGTGCCAATGATTCAGACGCAGCTTTCCGGCCTCGAACTTCCAGGCGTCCGCAAGCGGACGCGCGCCGATGAACATCCACGGGCCCGCATGCAGGAACGACGCGGGACCTTCGCCCAACGCCTGGGCGAACACGCGGCTCCAACTCGCCAGCCGCTGCGGCTGCGGCAATGCGGCATGCCGTTCGACCACTGCCGAATCCAGCGCCGAGGCAGGCACCGGCGACTCGACCGGCGCATCGCTGCGCAACAGATGAACCCCGTAATAGTCGCTCAGCGGCGTGGCCCAAAACCGCGTCACCGGTTCGCCGCCATCCGCTCGGTCCTGCACCAAGCGGATACGAGCGTTGTGCCCGCTCTCCAGACGCAAGGCCGGCTTGCGATGACCGCCATCGTCCTCGCGGCATTCCAGCGCCAGGCCGAACCAGCGGCCCGCATCGGTTTCGATGTCTTTCCAGTACACACTCATGATCGCGCTTGTTCCGTGAGCGGGCGCAGACCCGCATTGATCCTTATCGTGGCGCCAGCAACCGCTCGATCTGTTCTCTTTCGTCCATCGAACGCTGAAACCGGCCGCAAGTATCCCTGTTGCGGCGCGGACTGT
This genomic interval carries:
- a CDS encoding sensor domain-containing protein, whose product is MNADAPADRPPPPATEAATGSTDATIAALRRALDEPGLSDSLRATLTDAIDALRRSDDSLYRAAFDAIPDLVTVLDEVGTVIEINREGTRAHRRVREEIVGQPIHVLNPELPREHLAPVWETLNRGESYIIEVTNKRGDGTRFPVEVHSAGFEHDGQRRIIAVARDLSSRADTEMRFRELVESIDRGVIVQDHSLRIIYANSAAMRLLSLHSGMSIADELSSGDWLLVDERGHELATDQYPSQIALTTGCVVDSTVLGLYHRERRELIWLAVTAVPQFPPGGDRPHQVFALFSNVTALKRDSALFDRAQALAHIGGWEWDAGRDRLYLTFEAARIIGREAEPEQIDDLLECLLPLDRHRLRNALERTLAGGRGIDMELQGMRADGSGFWVRAIGDASAADPVRQVLTGTLQDITERKHEEEQLRIQARSDPLTGLLNRDAVQAELERRLDIYPHSPLAVLYIDLDRFKVVNDVLGHAAGDRLLASAARRIRLAAGDQALIARFGGDEFLLVCSLDDDPLRGERLADAILEIFGDSFRVDGEEFSITASIGIAQAPLDGRTAQQLIQSADVAMYDSKRRGRNSWQAFTPELAEQQLHRLQLETHLRRAVHNDEFHLVYQPQVDLSDGRVVAIEALIRWRNRSLGEMRPDRFIDHAETTGDIVGIGGWVLHEACRQLRAWRDEGLQIERVAVNVSYRQFLGDDLANNVGAALAEYGLPGSALELEFTERVLIEDAPDTVRTFTRLRELGVSLSIDDFGEGYSALNYLRRLPIHGLKLSQLFVQGVPDNQSDVAVCQAVTGIARSLGLGMVAEGVETERQRVFLRELGVLIGQGFLFAPGLAPDDLRDYCRAQKRL